In Paraconexibacter algicola, the following proteins share a genomic window:
- the glmS gene encoding glutamine--fructose-6-phosphate transaminase (isomerizing), which produces MCGIVGYVGKKDAQPVLLDGLRKLEYRGYDSAGVSVVDGDRIASVRAVGNLDNLEAALVQATGAWAAITPEMLAGTVTAAPITIGIGHTRWATHGRVNEQNAHPHYDNRNRIHVVVNGIVENYMALKQRLIAGGAHFTSETDAEVIAHLVSSHRDQCDTLAEAVRRSFLELEGHYAFVAMGLDDPDTLVAARKECPLIIGRGDGETFLASAIPAFLKHTRDVQVIEDGELVVVTADEVAFMSPGGAPIDREVTTIDWDEETAEKGGYETFMLKEIYEQSDVVAETLADRTLREDGVDLDDEGALDESILANVDRIVIVACGTSFNAGLIGRYAIEEWARVPVEMDVASEYRYRNPILGPRDLVIGITQSGETADTLAAMRLARERGANVLAITNVMGSQATRDADGVLFTRAGLEVSVAATKTFVCQVAVLYLLALRLAELRGALPREELVRLTGEVRRLPHMIRELLDSMDVEEIAQQHHAGEFFLYLGRHAGRAVALEGALKLKEISYIATDAYAAGEMKHGPIALLDEQTPVICIATDSPILDKMISNMQEVRARGAHVIGVASEGNVEIGEHCESVIRVPQTDWMLQPLLAVIPLQLLAYRIARLRGLNVDQPRNLAKTVTVE; this is translated from the coding sequence ATGTGCGGCATCGTCGGATACGTCGGCAAGAAGGACGCCCAGCCCGTCCTGCTCGACGGACTGCGCAAGCTCGAGTACCGCGGCTACGACTCGGCCGGCGTCTCGGTCGTCGACGGCGACCGGATCGCCTCCGTCCGCGCCGTCGGCAACCTCGACAACCTCGAGGCCGCCCTCGTCCAGGCCACCGGCGCCTGGGCCGCGATCACCCCCGAGATGCTCGCCGGCACCGTCACCGCGGCGCCGATCACGATCGGCATCGGCCACACGCGGTGGGCGACCCACGGCCGCGTCAACGAGCAGAACGCGCACCCGCACTACGACAACCGCAACCGGATCCACGTCGTCGTCAACGGCATCGTCGAGAACTACATGGCGCTCAAGCAGCGCCTCATCGCCGGCGGCGCGCACTTCACCTCCGAGACCGACGCCGAGGTCATCGCCCACCTCGTCTCCTCGCACCGCGACCAGTGCGACACGCTCGCCGAGGCGGTCCGCCGCTCGTTCCTGGAGCTCGAGGGGCACTACGCGTTCGTCGCGATGGGCCTCGACGACCCCGACACGCTCGTCGCCGCCCGCAAGGAGTGCCCGCTGATCATCGGCCGCGGCGACGGCGAGACGTTCCTCGCCTCCGCGATCCCCGCGTTCCTCAAGCACACCCGCGACGTCCAGGTCATCGAGGACGGCGAGCTCGTCGTCGTCACCGCCGACGAGGTCGCGTTCATGAGCCCCGGCGGCGCCCCGATCGACCGCGAGGTCACGACGATCGACTGGGACGAGGAGACCGCCGAGAAGGGCGGCTACGAGACGTTCATGCTCAAGGAGATCTACGAGCAGTCCGACGTCGTCGCCGAGACGCTCGCCGACCGCACGCTGCGCGAGGACGGCGTCGACCTCGACGACGAGGGCGCGCTCGACGAGTCGATCCTCGCCAACGTCGACCGGATCGTCATCGTCGCCTGCGGCACCTCGTTCAACGCCGGGCTCATCGGCCGCTACGCCATCGAGGAGTGGGCGCGCGTCCCCGTGGAGATGGACGTCGCCTCCGAGTACCGCTACCGCAACCCGATCCTCGGGCCGCGCGACCTCGTCATCGGCATCACCCAGTCCGGCGAGACCGCCGACACGCTCGCCGCCATGCGCCTCGCCCGCGAGCGCGGCGCGAACGTCCTGGCGATCACGAACGTCATGGGCTCGCAGGCCACCCGCGACGCCGACGGCGTGCTCTTCACCCGCGCCGGGCTCGAGGTCAGCGTCGCCGCCACCAAGACGTTCGTCTGCCAGGTCGCGGTCCTCTACCTGCTGGCGCTGCGGCTCGCCGAGCTGCGCGGCGCGCTGCCGCGCGAGGAGCTCGTCCGGCTCACCGGCGAGGTCAGGCGGCTCCCGCACATGATCCGCGAGCTGCTCGACTCGATGGACGTCGAGGAGATCGCCCAGCAGCACCACGCGGGCGAGTTCTTCCTCTATCTCGGCCGGCACGCCGGCCGCGCCGTCGCGCTCGAGGGCGCGCTGAAGCTCAAGGAGATCTCCTACATCGCCACCGACGCGTATGCCGCCGGGGAGATGAAGCACGGCCCGATCGCCCTGCTCGACGAGCAGACCCCGGTGATCTGCATCGCCACCGACTCGCCGATCCTCGACAAGATGATCTCCAACATGCAGGAGGTCCGCGCCCGCGGCGCGCACGTCATCGGCGTCGCCAGCGAGGGCAACGTCGAGATCGGCGAGCACTGCGAGTCGGTCATCCGCGTGCCGCAGACCGACTGGATGCTGCAGCCGCTGCTCGCCGTCATCCCGCTGCAGCTGCTGGCCTACCGGATCGCGCGGCTGCGCGGGCTGAACGTCGACCAGCCGCGCAACCTCGCCAAGACCGTCACGGTCGAGTAG
- a CDS encoding enoyl-CoA hydratase/isomerase family protein, with protein MSTKEFGPVRLEQDGPLAVLTFDAPPLNLFTEAMIDGFGAAVAELVAAPPRGVLLRAEGKVVSGGVDVHTFDGLTPEQGADLWDRWLVPIQQLEDLPCPTVFAAQGLCLTAAFEISLACDLLLASEKARFGLVEIVVGLTPSMGGPQRLAERAGPARAKELIYTGELYDAATLASWNVVNRVLPLEGFDEAARAFARRIAEGPTKAHAATKLLVGAGVRQDPRAADAIVGEVSGPLFATEDLKNAVRSFLTDGPGKATYEGR; from the coding sequence GTGAGCACGAAGGAGTTCGGGCCCGTGCGCCTGGAGCAGGACGGGCCGCTCGCGGTCCTGACGTTCGACGCCCCGCCGCTGAACCTGTTCACCGAGGCGATGATCGACGGCTTCGGCGCCGCGGTCGCCGAGCTCGTCGCCGCCCCGCCGCGCGGCGTGCTGCTGCGCGCCGAGGGCAAGGTCGTCAGCGGCGGCGTGGACGTCCACACCTTCGACGGGCTCACGCCCGAGCAGGGCGCCGACCTGTGGGACCGCTGGCTCGTGCCGATCCAGCAGCTCGAGGACCTGCCGTGCCCGACGGTGTTCGCCGCCCAGGGGCTGTGCCTGACCGCCGCGTTCGAGATCTCGCTCGCCTGCGACCTGCTGCTCGCCTCCGAGAAGGCGAGGTTCGGGCTCGTGGAGATCGTCGTCGGCCTCACGCCGAGCATGGGCGGCCCGCAGCGGCTGGCCGAGCGCGCCGGCCCCGCCCGCGCGAAGGAGCTCATCTACACCGGCGAGCTCTACGACGCCGCGACGCTCGCGTCGTGGAACGTCGTCAACCGCGTGCTGCCGCTCGAGGGCTTCGACGAGGCGGCCCGCGCGTTCGCCCGCCGGATCGCCGAGGGCCCGACGAAGGCGCACGCCGCGACGAAGCTCCTGGTCGGGGCCGGCGTCCGGCAGGACCCGCGCGCCGCCGACGCGATCGTCGGCGAGGTCAGCGGCCCGCTGTTCGCCACCGAAGACCTGAAGAACGCGGTGCGCTCGTTCCTCACCGACGGCCCCGGGAAGGCGACCTACGAGGGCCGCTGA
- the glmM gene encoding phosphoglucosamine mutase, producing MARKLFGTDGVRGVAGEKLTAELALGLGRAVTLEAAAQRPQVLVIRDTRESGEMLEAALAAGVTSAGGDVLLGGILPTPAAPLLVRRYGFDVAAVISASHNPFRDNGIKFFGADGMKLSDATELAIERRLEEPVAAPAAIGRVRTLHGTLEDYLRELHTRFAALGLDGLDVLLDCANGATFRAAPEIFRRLGATVTVVAHEPDGRNINEGCGSTHVDALATRVVAGGHDLGFAFDGDGDRVLAADRNGRVVDGDELIALVATHLHAGGRLGGGVAVTVMTNYGFHHAMRDAAVDVAVTSVGDRYVLEELKRSGWRLGGEQSGHIIDMEFVPSGDGIASALLTLEALDGRDLAGQQAMRKLPQRLVNVPVPDRDAAMADPALADAIAAEDADLEGRGRVLVRPSGTEQLVRVMVEAPTQDETDAVCARLVAVVERSA from the coding sequence ATGGCTCGCAAGCTGTTCGGCACCGACGGCGTCCGTGGCGTCGCCGGCGAGAAGCTCACGGCCGAGCTCGCCCTCGGGCTCGGCCGGGCCGTCACGCTGGAGGCGGCCGCGCAGCGGCCGCAGGTGCTCGTCATCCGCGACACGCGGGAGTCGGGCGAGATGCTCGAGGCCGCGCTGGCCGCCGGGGTGACCTCGGCGGGCGGTGACGTGCTGCTCGGCGGGATCCTGCCGACCCCGGCCGCGCCGCTCCTGGTCCGCCGCTACGGCTTCGACGTCGCCGCGGTCATCAGCGCCTCGCACAACCCGTTCCGCGACAACGGCATCAAGTTCTTCGGCGCGGACGGCATGAAGCTCTCCGACGCCACCGAGCTGGCCATCGAGCGGCGCCTGGAGGAGCCGGTGGCGGCGCCCGCGGCGATCGGCCGCGTGCGGACGCTCCACGGCACGCTCGAGGACTACTTGCGCGAGCTGCACACCCGCTTCGCGGCGCTCGGCCTCGACGGCCTCGACGTGCTGCTGGACTGCGCCAACGGCGCGACGTTCCGCGCCGCTCCGGAGATCTTCCGGCGGCTCGGCGCCACCGTGACGGTGGTCGCGCACGAGCCCGACGGGCGCAACATCAACGAGGGCTGCGGCTCCACGCACGTGGACGCGCTCGCGACCCGCGTGGTCGCGGGCGGGCACGATCTCGGCTTCGCGTTCGACGGGGACGGCGACCGGGTGCTCGCGGCCGACCGGAACGGCCGGGTCGTCGACGGCGACGAGCTGATCGCGCTGGTCGCCACGCACCTGCACGCGGGCGGTCGGCTCGGCGGCGGGGTGGCGGTCACGGTGATGACGAACTACGGCTTCCACCACGCGATGCGCGACGCCGCGGTCGACGTGGCGGTGACGAGCGTCGGCGACCGCTACGTGCTGGAGGAGCTCAAGCGCAGCGGCTGGCGGCTCGGGGGCGAGCAGTCCGGGCACATCATCGACATGGAGTTCGTCCCCTCCGGTGACGGCATCGCGAGCGCGCTGCTGACGCTCGAGGCGCTGGACGGGCGCGATCTCGCCGGGCAGCAGGCGATGCGCAAGCTCCCGCAGCGGCTCGTGAACGTGCCGGTGCCCGACCGTGACGCAGCGATGGCCGACCCGGCCCTCGCCGACGCGATCGCCGCCGAGGACGCCGACCTCGAGGGGCGCGGCCGCGTGCTCGTGCGGCCCTCGGGGACCGAGCAGCTCGTGCGCGTGATGGTCGAGGCGCCGACGCAGGACGAGACCGACGCGGTCTGCGCGCGGCTCGTCGCGGTCGTCGAGCGCTCCGCCTAG
- a CDS encoding CBS domain-containing protein encodes MAALTVAEIMDPDAVTIGPDADVESAIRLMRSTDVPGVPVVNEGGRCVGIVTEADLVIRDEQGDLHLPHYIELFGGIIYLEPLRRFEERLRKAFAARVEDLMTADPDTIESTATVREAAKLIAGSGHNRLPVVEHGRFVGLVTRVDVLDALAHQD; translated from the coding sequence ATGGCCGCCCTGACCGTCGCCGAGATCATGGACCCCGACGCGGTGACGATCGGGCCGGACGCCGACGTCGAGTCCGCGATCCGCCTGATGCGCTCCACCGACGTGCCCGGGGTGCCGGTCGTCAACGAGGGCGGCCGCTGCGTCGGCATCGTCACCGAGGCCGATCTCGTCATCCGCGACGAGCAGGGCGACCTGCACCTCCCGCACTACATCGAGCTGTTCGGGGGCATCATCTACCTCGAGCCGCTGCGGCGCTTCGAGGAGCGCCTGCGCAAGGCGTTCGCCGCCCGGGTGGAGGACCTCATGACCGCCGACCCGGACACGATCGAGAGCACCGCGACGGTGCGCGAGGCCGCGAAGCTCATCGCCGGCAGCGGGCACAACCGCCTCCCGGTCGTGGAGCACGGCCGGTTCGTCGGGCTCGTCACGCGCGTCGACGTGCTCGACGCGCTCGCCCACCAGGACTGA
- a CDS encoding TetR/AcrR family transcriptional regulator — translation MSTPKGTARRAEIVAAAGRVLVRDGIDAVHHRAVAGEAGIGLGTATYHFPAAEELRAAALRALADADVARMASAAGRVPLTRRDPRDAAAVLVGLLLPEHDDELVAWCERWARGARRPDGGDDARRVRTAARALVSDVLGRSGRATAPPADLVLAIVDGAVLGALAEGQDAERARARAVAALAFVLHER, via the coding sequence ATGAGCACGCCGAAGGGCACCGCCCGTCGCGCCGAGATCGTCGCGGCCGCCGGCCGCGTCCTCGTGCGCGACGGCATCGACGCGGTCCACCACCGTGCCGTCGCCGGCGAGGCGGGGATCGGCCTGGGGACCGCGACCTACCACTTCCCCGCGGCGGAGGAGCTGCGCGCGGCCGCCCTGCGCGCGCTCGCCGACGCCGACGTCGCCCGCATGGCCAGCGCCGCCGGACGGGTCCCGCTCACGCGCCGCGACCCGCGCGACGCCGCCGCGGTCCTCGTGGGCCTGCTGCTGCCCGAGCACGACGACGAGCTCGTCGCGTGGTGCGAGCGCTGGGCACGCGGCGCCCGCCGTCCCGACGGGGGCGACGACGCCCGCCGCGTGCGCACGGCCGCCCGCGCGCTCGTCAGCGACGTGCTCGGCCGCTCGGGACGCGCGACCGCCCCGCCCGCCGACCTCGTCCTCGCGATCGTCGACGGGGCCGTCCTCGGCGCGCTCGCGGAGGGCCAGGACGCCGAGCGGGCCCGCGCCCGCGCGGTCGCGGCGCTCGCGTTCGTGCTGCACGAGCGCTGA
- the rpsI gene encoding 30S ribosomal protein S9, with protein sequence MDLEVDIVLEGESGAADPYAEDGEEPAAGDEVDEDVVDDQPIAASIVLAEGARYRATGKRKTAVARVILKPGTGAYTINGKSLEEFFPRDTLQRNIRQPLEAVGFETRMDVVARMHGGGVSSQAGALRHGISRALLEADPNLRGELKRRGFLTRDARVKERKKAGLKKARKRPQFSKR encoded by the coding sequence ATGGACCTCGAGGTCGACATCGTCCTGGAGGGCGAGAGCGGCGCCGCCGACCCGTACGCGGAGGACGGCGAGGAGCCGGCCGCCGGCGACGAGGTCGACGAGGACGTCGTCGACGACCAGCCGATCGCCGCGTCGATCGTGCTCGCCGAGGGCGCGCGCTACCGCGCGACCGGCAAGCGCAAGACCGCGGTCGCCCGCGTGATCCTGAAGCCGGGCACCGGCGCGTACACGATCAACGGCAAGTCGCTGGAGGAGTTCTTCCCGCGCGACACGCTGCAGCGCAACATCCGCCAGCCGCTCGAGGCCGTCGGCTTCGAGACGCGCATGGACGTCGTCGCGCGCATGCACGGCGGCGGGGTCAGCTCGCAGGCCGGTGCGCTGCGCCACGGCATCTCCCGCGCGCTGCTCGAGGCGGACCCGAACCTCCGTGGCGAGCTCAAGCGCCGCGGCTTCCTGACGCGTGACGCGCGCGTCAAGGAGCGGAAGAAGGCCGGCCTCAAGAAGGCCCGCAAGCGCCCGCAGTTCAGCAAGCGCTAG
- the alr gene encoding alanine racemase — protein MERVEALVDVAAIGANVRTLRGRLAPGAAFAGVVKADGYGHGALTAARAAQAAGADWLAVVSAREARTLRDAGIAGPLLVMGALTPDELDLALGAAADVVAWTPEFLEAAARPRPDAPPARVHVKLDTGMGRLGTRDPDLATALVRRAVADDRVHAVGLMTHFATADEEGDRFMDEQLARYRAWAEPLKAVHPGLVRHVANSAATLRDPATHLDLVRCGIAIYGMDPANRDPERHGLVPALALRSVVAAVKPCARGESAGYGRRFVAERDTVLATVPIGYGDGWRRGLTNQAEVLIGGRRFAQVGTVSMDNVTVDLGPDGGGVTVGDPVTLLGADGGERILAETVAAALGTINYEVTCGLLPRATRRTVGAAT, from the coding sequence GTGGAGCGCGTCGAGGCGCTCGTCGACGTCGCCGCCATCGGGGCGAACGTCCGGACCCTGCGCGGGCGGCTGGCGCCCGGCGCGGCGTTCGCGGGCGTCGTGAAGGCCGACGGGTACGGGCACGGGGCGCTCACCGCCGCCCGCGCCGCGCAGGCGGCGGGGGCCGACTGGCTCGCCGTCGTCTCCGCGCGGGAGGCGCGGACGCTGCGCGACGCGGGCATCGCCGGGCCGCTGCTCGTCATGGGCGCGCTGACGCCGGACGAGCTCGATCTCGCGCTCGGCGCGGCGGCGGACGTCGTCGCGTGGACGCCCGAGTTCCTCGAGGCCGCCGCGCGTCCGCGGCCGGACGCACCGCCCGCCCGCGTGCACGTCAAGCTCGACACCGGCATGGGCCGGCTCGGCACGCGCGACCCGGACCTCGCGACCGCGCTCGTGCGGCGCGCCGTGGCCGACGACCGCGTGCACGCCGTCGGGCTGATGACGCACTTCGCCACCGCCGACGAGGAGGGCGACCGCTTCATGGACGAGCAGCTCGCCCGCTACCGCGCCTGGGCGGAGCCGCTGAAGGCCGTGCACCCCGGGCTCGTCCGGCACGTCGCCAACAGCGCGGCGACGCTCCGCGACCCGGCCACGCACCTCGACCTCGTGCGCTGCGGCATCGCGATCTACGGCATGGACCCCGCCAACCGCGACCCGGAGCGGCACGGCCTCGTCCCGGCGCTCGCGCTGCGCTCGGTCGTCGCCGCGGTCAAGCCGTGCGCGCGGGGCGAGAGCGCGGGCTACGGGCGCCGCTTCGTCGCCGAGCGGGACACCGTGCTCGCCACCGTCCCGATCGGCTACGGGGACGGCTGGCGGCGCGGCCTCACCAACCAGGCCGAGGTCCTGATCGGCGGCCGCCGCTTCGCGCAGGTCGGCACCGTGAGCATGGACAACGTGACCGTCGACCTGGGGCCCGACGGGGGTGGCGTCACGGTCGGCGACCCCGTGACGCTGCTGGGTGCCGACGGCGGCGAGCGGATCCTCGCGGAGACCGTCGCCGCCGCGCTCGGCACGATCAACTACGAGGTCACCTGCGGGCTGCTGCCCCGCGCGACCCGCCGCACGGTCGGCGCCGCGACGTGA
- a CDS encoding holo-ACP synthase, with translation MGVGIDLVEITRVEEALQRRPGLAQRLFTEAELAYADGTGRPGEHLAARFAAKEAVAKALALEAGWAWREVEVVADGGPPSIRLHGDVAARAGAQGVTAVQVSLTHARDTAGAVALTVPAA, from the coding sequence GTGGGCGTCGGCATCGACCTCGTCGAGATCACCCGGGTGGAGGAGGCGCTGCAGCGCCGGCCCGGGCTCGCGCAGCGCCTCTTCACCGAGGCGGAGCTCGCCTACGCGGACGGCACCGGCCGCCCCGGCGAGCACCTCGCGGCCCGCTTCGCCGCCAAGGAGGCGGTCGCCAAGGCGCTCGCGCTGGAGGCCGGCTGGGCCTGGCGCGAGGTCGAGGTCGTCGCCGACGGCGGTCCGCCGAGCATCCGCCTGCACGGCGACGTCGCCGCGCGCGCCGGGGCGCAGGGCGTCACCGCCGTCCAGGTCAGTCTCACGCACGCCCGCGACACCGCCGGGGCCGTCGCCCTGACGGTCCCCGCCGCATGA
- a CDS encoding NAD(P)H-hydrate dehydratase — MTRPALPDWLDPLPDAARMRATDAWAIDELGIPGVDLMDRAGAALASVVERVAPQGTIAVVCGKGNNGGDGYVLARLLREQGRDVRVLVTAPVAELRGDAAHHSALLPGPGPVPFAAAGLHGVTLVVDAILGTGVTGEPRGAARYAIDAIVESGVPVVACDVPSGVDASTGEAAGVAIRAVATATFHAAKPGLWINPGKERSGVLAVCDIGIPAGAPTEPADVGLLTERVLDGLPGRGAASTKFTSGHVLVAGGSRGLTGAPCLAALGAMRGGAGYVTACVPGSLEEVVAIALMEAMTVPLPDHGGALVADGAALVAERAARRGGALVLGPGLGTAAASRTFARGLAAVADVPLVLDADGLGAHAGRVADLAARTAPTVLTPHAGELARLLDTSSERVQAARLEHAHTAAEHAHAVVVLKGDDTLVADPDGRVAISQGGAPALATAGTGDVLAGLVGALLAQGVEPFRAACAAVELHARAGRLAAEQHGPDGVVAGDVAAALGRARLRDGDRGAGR, encoded by the coding sequence ATGACCCGCCCGGCGCTCCCCGACTGGCTCGACCCGCTGCCCGACGCGGCACGGATGCGCGCCACCGACGCCTGGGCGATCGACGAGCTCGGCATCCCCGGCGTCGACCTCATGGACCGTGCCGGGGCCGCGCTCGCCTCGGTCGTCGAGCGGGTCGCCCCGCAGGGCACGATCGCCGTGGTCTGCGGCAAGGGCAACAACGGCGGCGACGGCTACGTCCTCGCGCGGCTGCTGCGCGAGCAGGGCCGCGACGTCCGCGTCCTCGTCACCGCGCCCGTCGCGGAGCTGCGCGGCGACGCCGCCCACCACTCGGCGCTCCTGCCCGGTCCCGGGCCGGTCCCGTTCGCCGCTGCCGGGCTGCACGGCGTCACGCTCGTCGTCGACGCGATCCTCGGCACCGGCGTCACCGGGGAGCCCCGCGGCGCCGCCCGCTACGCGATCGACGCGATCGTCGAGAGCGGCGTGCCCGTCGTCGCGTGCGACGTCCCCAGCGGCGTCGACGCCTCCACCGGCGAGGCCGCCGGCGTCGCCATCCGCGCCGTCGCGACCGCCACCTTCCACGCCGCCAAGCCCGGCCTGTGGATCAACCCCGGCAAGGAGCGCTCCGGGGTGCTGGCGGTCTGCGACATCGGCATCCCGGCCGGGGCGCCGACCGAGCCCGCGGACGTCGGGCTGCTCACCGAGCGGGTGCTCGACGGCCTGCCCGGACGCGGCGCCGCCAGCACGAAGTTCACCAGCGGGCACGTGCTCGTCGCCGGCGGCTCCCGCGGGCTCACGGGCGCGCCGTGCCTCGCCGCGCTCGGCGCGATGCGCGGCGGCGCCGGCTACGTCACCGCCTGCGTGCCCGGGTCGCTCGAGGAGGTCGTGGCGATCGCGCTGATGGAGGCCATGACCGTCCCGCTGCCCGACCACGGCGGCGCGCTCGTCGCCGACGGGGCCGCGCTCGTCGCCGAGCGGGCCGCCCGGCGCGGCGGCGCGCTCGTGCTCGGACCGGGGCTCGGCACCGCCGCCGCCTCGCGCACCTTCGCCCGCGGCCTCGCGGCGGTGGCCGACGTGCCGCTCGTCCTCGACGCCGACGGGCTCGGCGCGCACGCCGGCCGCGTCGCCGACCTCGCCGCGCGCACCGCGCCGACCGTGCTGACCCCGCACGCCGGCGAGCTCGCGCGGCTGCTCGACACCTCCAGCGAGCGCGTCCAGGCCGCCCGGCTCGAGCACGCGCACACCGCGGCCGAGCACGCGCACGCCGTCGTCGTCCTCAAGGGCGACGACACGCTCGTCGCCGACCCGGACGGTCGCGTCGCCATCAGCCAGGGTGGCGCTCCGGCGCTGGCGACCGCCGGGACCGGGGACGTCCTCGCCGGCCTCGTCGGCGCGCTGCTCGCCCAGGGCGTCGAGCCGTTCCGCGCCGCCTGCGCCGCCGTCGAGCTGCACGCGCGCGCCGGACGGCTCGCCGCCGAGCAGCACGGCCCCGACGGCGTGGTCGCCGGGGACGTCGCGGCCGCGCTCGGCCGCGCGCGCCTGCGCGACGGGGACCGCGGCGCCGGTCGGTAG
- a CDS encoding HD domain-containing protein, with protein sequence MSAALDAARDALRGERAWVVGGAVRDRLLGRPLDDIDLVVDGDVRAAARHLALQAGGPSFPLSDAHGAWRVHGPDRAWQIDLAPLRDGTIEADLALRDFTVNAIAEPLQGGPLLDPHGGAEDLVRRRLRMVGRASFPDDPLRVLRLARFASELDLEPEPPTVAAAREHAPGIERVAAERVFAELRRIVACDRPVEGLALMEDLGLTARVLPELAALHGVEQNVFHDADVHDHTMTVLRRTCELQADPGAVLGEEHGAALTAFLARPLSDELTRGTALRFGALLHDIAKPACQAVRDDGTVLGFPDHDREGARLARAILERLRTSDRLRTHVAALARHHLRLGFLVHHRPVERRRLHAYLVATGPVALDVTLLSVADRLATTGRDAERSIAVHLELARELLPAVRAWEDGDRPAPLVRGDELAAALDLRPGPLLGELLAELAAAGYAGEVTDRDGAVAHARAWLAAREG encoded by the coding sequence GTGAGCGCCGCCCTGGACGCGGCCCGTGACGCCCTGCGCGGCGAGCGCGCGTGGGTCGTGGGCGGCGCGGTCCGCGACCGGCTGCTCGGCCGGCCGCTGGACGACATCGACCTCGTCGTCGACGGGGACGTGCGCGCCGCCGCCCGCCATCTCGCGCTGCAGGCCGGCGGCCCGTCGTTCCCGCTCTCCGACGCGCACGGCGCCTGGCGGGTGCACGGGCCCGACCGCGCGTGGCAGATCGACCTCGCGCCGCTGCGCGACGGGACGATCGAGGCCGACCTCGCGCTGCGGGACTTCACCGTCAACGCGATCGCCGAGCCGCTGCAGGGCGGGCCGCTGCTGGACCCCCACGGCGGGGCGGAGGACCTCGTGCGCCGGCGGCTGCGGATGGTCGGCCGGGCCTCGTTCCCGGACGACCCGCTGCGCGTCCTGCGGCTCGCGCGGTTCGCGTCGGAGCTCGACCTCGAGCCCGAGCCGCCGACCGTCGCCGCCGCGCGCGAGCACGCGCCCGGCATCGAGCGGGTCGCCGCCGAGCGCGTCTTCGCCGAGCTGCGGCGGATCGTCGCGTGCGACCGGCCCGTCGAGGGCCTCGCGCTGATGGAGGACCTCGGGCTCACCGCACGGGTGCTGCCCGAGCTCGCCGCCCTGCACGGCGTCGAGCAGAACGTCTTCCACGACGCCGACGTCCACGACCACACGATGACGGTCCTGCGCCGCACCTGCGAGCTGCAGGCCGACCCCGGCGCCGTCCTGGGGGAGGAGCACGGCGCGGCGCTCACGGCGTTCCTGGCGCGCCCGCTCTCCGACGAGCTGACCCGGGGGACCGCGCTGCGCTTCGGGGCGCTGCTGCACGACATCGCCAAGCCCGCCTGTCAGGCGGTCCGCGACGACGGCACCGTCCTGGGCTTCCCCGACCACGACCGCGAGGGGGCGCGGCTCGCCCGCGCGATCCTCGAGCGCCTGCGGACCAGCGACCGGCTGCGCACCCACGTCGCCGCGCTCGCCCGCCACCACCTGCGCCTCGGGTTCCTCGTGCACCACCGGCCGGTCGAGCGCCGGCGCCTGCACGCCTACCTCGTGGCCACCGGGCCCGTCGCGCTCGACGTCACGCTCCTGTCGGTCGCCGACCGCCTCGCGACCACCGGCCGCGACGCCGAGCGGTCGATCGCCGTGCACCTCGAGCTGGCCCGGGAGCTGCTGCCCGCCGTGCGCGCCTGGGAGGACGGGGACCGGCCCGCCCCGCTCGTGCGCGGCGACGAGCTCGCCGCCGCCCTGGACCTGCGACCCGGCCCGCTGCTCGGCGAGCTGCTCGCGGAGCTCGCCGCGGCCGGCTACGCGGGCGAGGTGACCGACCGCGACGGGGCGGTCGCGCACGCCCGCGCGTGGCTCGCGGCCCGCGAGGGGTAG
- a CDS encoding HIT family protein, which translates to MPADPDCIFCKIVAGDLPSTTIAETERAIAFMDINPGTRGHALVIPREHSRDLLEIAPDDLAACASLAQEIAGRAKDRLGADGVNLLNCCGADAWQTVFHFHLHVIPRYKDQPEKDALRLPWVPAPGDMDDIAAAGKELS; encoded by the coding sequence ATGCCGGCCGATCCCGACTGCATCTTCTGCAAGATCGTCGCGGGGGACCTCCCCTCGACGACGATCGCCGAGACCGAGCGCGCGATCGCGTTCATGGACATCAACCCGGGCACCCGCGGGCACGCGCTGGTGATCCCGCGCGAGCACTCCCGCGACCTGCTCGAGATCGCGCCCGACGACCTCGCCGCCTGCGCGTCACTGGCCCAGGAGATCGCCGGGCGGGCGAAGGACCGCCTCGGCGCCGACGGGGTGAACCTCCTGAACTGCTGCGGCGCCGACGCCTGGCAGACCGTCTTCCACTTCCACCTCCACGTCATCCCCCGCTACAAGGACCAGCCCGAGAAGGACGCGCTGCGCCTGCCGTGGGTGCCCGCACCGGGTGACATGGACGACATCGCCGCTGCCGGAAAGGAGCTCTCGTGA